One window of Pseudomonas sp. ML2-2023-3 genomic DNA carries:
- a CDS encoding TerB N-terminal domain-containing protein: MSGASVSSASAEGAVAARWLKKGQPLSVGNFLIPGGLIYTTLCVDPQSALCEPSLINTWLKLWPENVDSSSSLMTYWPDYKTISAQARRGYVQWLAEGRCDPRADIGYVFIFFYGLERRALIDTGDDQEAIDDLPDIIEAVEHLLGIYGSNSSLRGYAESFLDYLGHSQVDEKLYLHSPPVTSAARSSMPMGLRVGLGQMAINQYPVNGQWALAWALSDPDITRRTPATRCPDLLATLFIDEFERVYPDGIVLSHNKTKLKHGYRTASRAVGAPVMDLGEIPDVTASSLNRKKLQFLLDRCSSDLDGYSRFIGRYPENAQKLEGLLQLPISLWPSTLRDELERLKARIEDDLEVMTFADLGKRFNSAGVLSRPLLLAMARALESLQIGMEPDVLAGSRTPKPDDCIALFVTLPDDGALRATPAYNAACLTLDLASAVTVADGKISAEEVSLLLNQIDAWQHLSIAQRKRLKAHLGIQLQQPPTLVSLKSRLEPLAITEKQAIAHFLASLAQADGCVSAQEVKLLERVYKVLQLDPQSLYGNLHVATASRAFSEHFGVPLTTHEPQLMPELGGVVLNLDRIALLQRETEAVSALLAKVFTEEPVIEPEPEPAPQVSETQDDAAVIIPGLEGDHLAFLRLLLSRPQWSRSELEDSASDMELMLDGALEHINELAYEHFDMPITEGEEPVEINPDILEKLTL; this comes from the coding sequence GTGAGTGGGGCTTCGGTCTCGTCGGCGTCTGCTGAAGGCGCTGTCGCAGCGCGCTGGTTAAAGAAAGGCCAACCCCTTTCGGTCGGCAACTTCCTGATCCCGGGTGGGTTAATTTACACAACGCTGTGCGTAGATCCCCAATCCGCCTTGTGTGAGCCATCGCTTATCAATACCTGGCTCAAGCTTTGGCCTGAAAACGTTGACTCATCTTCATCATTGATGACCTATTGGCCAGACTACAAAACCATATCTGCACAAGCTCGACGCGGGTATGTGCAATGGCTGGCAGAGGGCCGTTGCGATCCTCGGGCTGATATCGGGTACGTGTTCATCTTTTTCTACGGGCTGGAGCGACGCGCCCTGATAGACACAGGCGATGATCAAGAAGCTATTGACGACCTGCCGGATATTATTGAGGCAGTCGAACATCTGCTCGGTATCTATGGCTCAAACAGCTCGTTGCGAGGCTATGCAGAAAGTTTTCTGGATTATCTGGGCCATTCGCAAGTAGACGAAAAACTGTATTTACACTCTCCGCCAGTCACCTCTGCAGCGCGATCCAGTATGCCAATGGGGCTGAGAGTCGGCCTCGGGCAAATGGCTATCAATCAGTATCCGGTTAACGGGCAATGGGCTTTGGCCTGGGCCCTCTCAGACCCGGACATTACACGACGCACCCCTGCAACTCGTTGCCCGGACTTGCTGGCCACTCTGTTTATTGATGAGTTTGAGCGGGTCTATCCCGATGGCATTGTGCTGAGCCATAACAAAACGAAGCTCAAGCACGGTTACCGCACCGCTTCGAGAGCGGTTGGCGCCCCAGTGATGGATTTGGGAGAGATTCCCGATGTGACAGCCAGCTCGCTGAATCGCAAAAAGCTTCAGTTCTTGCTCGACCGCTGCTCCAGTGATCTGGACGGGTATAGCCGTTTTATTGGCCGCTACCCTGAAAACGCGCAGAAGCTTGAAGGTTTACTTCAACTGCCCATCTCACTATGGCCATCAACCCTGCGCGATGAGCTGGAGCGCTTGAAAGCCCGTATAGAAGATGACCTGGAAGTCATGACGTTTGCAGATCTGGGCAAACGCTTCAACAGTGCCGGTGTTTTGTCCCGCCCGCTGCTGCTGGCCATGGCCCGGGCTTTGGAATCCTTGCAAATAGGCATGGAACCCGACGTGCTGGCGGGCAGCAGGACACCCAAGCCTGATGACTGCATTGCCCTGTTTGTCACACTGCCTGACGATGGTGCACTTCGGGCAACACCGGCTTATAACGCGGCGTGTCTGACGCTGGACCTGGCTAGCGCCGTAACGGTTGCCGACGGAAAAATATCGGCAGAAGAAGTATCACTGCTGTTGAACCAGATCGATGCCTGGCAGCATCTGAGCATTGCTCAGCGCAAGCGTTTGAAAGCTCACCTGGGTATTCAACTGCAACAACCCCCCACGCTTGTAAGCCTCAAAAGCAGACTAGAACCCTTGGCAATCACAGAGAAGCAGGCAATCGCCCACTTCCTTGCGAGCCTTGCCCAGGCAGATGGTTGTGTCAGTGCTCAAGAGGTGAAACTACTGGAACGGGTCTACAAAGTCCTTCAGCTGGATCCTCAGTCCCTTTACGGCAACTTGCATGTTGCTACTGCGTCACGGGCGTTCTCGGAACACTTCGGCGTACCGCTGACCACCCATGAACCGCAACTCATGCCTGAATTAGGTGGTGTGGTGCTCAATCTGGATCGCATCGCCCTGCTGCAGCGGGAAACCGAGGCGGTCTCGGCATTACTGGCTAAAGTGTTTACCGAAGAACCGGTCATCGAGCCTGAGCCTGAGCCAGCCCCCCAGGTGAGCGAAACGCAAGATGATGCCGCCGTCATCATCCCGGGGCTTGAAGGTGACCATCTTGCATTCCTGAGGCTGCTGCTCTCCCGCCCCCAGTGGAGCCGCTCAGAGCTGGAAGACAGCGCCAGCGATATGGAATTGATGCTCGACGGAGCTCTGGAACATATCAACGAACTGGCTTATGAACACTTCGACATGCCCATTACCGAAGGTGAAGAGCCCGTCGAAATCAACCCGGACATTCTGGAAAAATTGACCCTATGA